A genomic window from Candidatus Kouleothrix ribensis includes:
- a CDS encoding DUF4255 domain-containing protein, translating to MSNDQAIAAVTLTLRSLLDREFNAPLLLPPAPDLSGTRVSVRPPDRARDGFTGNQVNLFMFQTNTNAALRNTDLPLRIRADGRGFPPLALNLLYLVTAYGRDGQDPDLFAHRLLGRAMSVLHDTPLLTADQLRAATVAELPDSDLHEQIEHVRITAQPISLEDLSRLWAIFQTQYRISTVYHVAVVLIESQRRASAALPVLRRGAEDRGADVYGDVVPPYPTLDRLEGAPRRPNAQLGDTIELFGHHLDGSNPTVVFSNPRLEVVNEVAPLPGGTPTSLRVRLPKPPGDLPDPADDPDAAERWPAGFYAVTLRVERHSPGESTARARLSNALPLVLAPQVRLPANPLRRDGDKLFVSIGCVPQLRPGQHVALLIAGRELPAGRILAETDRREFEISGLAPGTYVVRLRVDGVDSMPIAARGASSRLEFADDQKVTIE from the coding sequence CCGGGCGCGCGACGGCTTCACCGGCAACCAGGTGAACCTGTTCATGTTCCAAACTAACACGAATGCCGCGTTGCGCAACACCGATCTGCCGCTGCGTATACGGGCCGACGGGCGCGGCTTCCCGCCGCTCGCGCTCAACCTGCTCTACCTGGTGACGGCCTACGGGCGCGATGGGCAAGACCCCGACCTGTTCGCGCACCGCCTGCTGGGCCGCGCCATGAGCGTCTTGCACGATACGCCGCTGCTCACGGCCGATCAGCTGCGCGCGGCCACAGTGGCCGAGCTGCCCGATAGCGATCTGCACGAGCAGATCGAGCATGTGCGCATCACCGCGCAGCCGATCTCGCTGGAGGATCTGTCGCGCCTGTGGGCGATCTTCCAGACCCAGTACCGGATCTCGACTGTGTATCACGTGGCGGTGGTGCTGATCGAGAGCCAGCGGCGCGCAAGCGCGGCGCTGCCGGTGCTGCGGCGCGGCGCGGAAGATCGTGGCGCCGATGTGTATGGCGATGTGGTGCCGCCCTACCCAACCCTCGATCGCCTGGAAGGCGCGCCGCGCCGCCCGAACGCGCAGCTGGGCGATACGATCGAGCTGTTCGGCCATCATCTTGACGGCAGCAACCCAACCGTTGTGTTTAGCAACCCGCGCCTGGAGGTGGTGAACGAAGTCGCGCCACTGCCCGGCGGCACACCAACCAGCCTGCGCGTGCGCCTGCCGAAACCACCCGGCGACCTGCCCGACCCGGCCGATGACCCGGATGCTGCCGAGCGCTGGCCGGCCGGATTCTACGCAGTGACGCTGCGGGTCGAGCGCCACAGCCCCGGCGAAAGCACCGCGCGCGCGCGGCTCTCGAACGCGCTGCCGCTGGTGCTGGCGCCGCAGGTGCGGCTGCCGGCCAACCCGCTCCGGCGCGATGGCGATAAACTGTTCGTGAGCATCGGCTGCGTGCCGCAGCTCCGGCCCGGCCAGCATGTGGCGCTGCTCATCGCTGGCCGCGAGCTGCCGGCCGGGCGCATTCTAGCCGAAACCGATCGCCGCGAGTTCGAGATCAGCGGCCTGGCACCTGGAACATACGTCGTGCGGCTGCGCGTCGATGGAGTCGATAGCATGCCGATCGCCGCACGTGGCGCCTCGTCGCGGCTGGAATTTGCCGACGACCAGAAGGTAACGATCGAATGA